AGAAaccgatgatgacgatgacttCCAGACCCAGCGTGCGCTCGCATGCAAAAGATCGATACAGCCGGTCCACCAGAGCAACGCCAAGGTGTTACTGACATTTGCataagaagaagaaacccgGCAAATGTCACCCTTTCCTTCTTAAATGCCATGTTTTATAATTAACACCGGTGTCAACCTTGgcatttccccccctcccattgTTTGTGTTCCTCTCCAAGCGCAACAAATGCCGAAAGGGGCGTGAGTTCCTGGACGAGGAAGCGGCGCTGTCGGAGGACGAGGACGGGGCGGCGGTTTCGTCCGACGAAGACGATGGAGACGAGCAGAACCGCTCTCTCGACGGCTTTGTGGTGGACAATACACACCTGTCTCAGGGACTGAATGGTAGATTGCTATCGTTACTGACAAATGTATCACGATAGCCGGCCTTTGCGGCTTCGGAAAAGGAAAATGGAAGTTCAGGTTCCCCCGTATCAACAAgagccaaaacacaaataccaaaaatgcacatttgcgGAAATATTTCTTCggaaatatttaattttttaacttcaCACTTGATGGTTGGGCAGACACTGAGAGAGTCAACTATTTGGTTacattaaagcaggggtgtccaaagtcggtcctcaagggccgctatcctgcctgttttccagctttcccagaagcaacacacctgattcaaataatcaggattatTCTAATGCTGTGTCACacctggctgatgagctgatgatctgaatcaggtgtgttgcagcccggagagatgaaaaacaggcaggaccgCGGCActccaggaccggagctggacatgcacGCATTAAAGAGTCAATGTCACATAAGACCGTATTTcctctttaaatttgatttccTTAAACCTGTAGATGTAAAGCAACTCACTGGTCAAGCAGGATTTTTTAGTTTAATTTAACCCCGTCATGCCccctgtaacctaataacatgataGGATGTCCATCAAAGGGTTAATCTGACAAAACACTGTGTAAATTGATAAAAATAAACGCACAtcagtgccattttttttccagtttttccGAAGCGGCCCTCATTTGCCATTTCAGTTCATTCCAATGTGTTTGGCCAAATCTCCAATGATTTAGAAGCTTGTCTTATCACTTTGGTATCCACTCTGACGCTCCCGTCTCTTCTCTTCTATTAGACTCTGAGATGTGCGGGATATACTTAAAGTCTGTGAGAAGCCCGGCTGTCCCTGGAAGGTTCAAAATGTCCCACCAACAACTTCATAACACCGATATCTTCTCTCAGGTATTGTCTCGTGGCATCCAAGAGAAGAGATGTGTCAACACTTGTGTCTTTACAAAGATACGAAGGCTCAGTCTAGATCCATCTTGTACTACGTCGCACAAAGAACAACGGTTGCATACTGCTCATTTGTCCTCATAGCAATTGTTGGCATCAAATTATCCAAATGTCGTATGACCATCTTCTGAGAAAAACGATataagaaaaacattcacaatATCGTAATTTCAGCATATTTTGGTTCACTACAGGAAATGTTTTTCAACTTCATGGTGCAAGACTGACATTGAGCGTATTTCTGTTGCTGTCACGTGGGGCAAACTTTCACCCGTGCGTAAAAAAATCAGCCTCCACTTTTGTTTGCAGGTGCCCGAGCAGGACGAAACCTACAAAGAGGATAGTTTTGTGGTGGGAagccaagaggaggaggaggaggaggaggaagaggagagcgcAGAAGAAGCCGTGGAGCTGATGCCGGAGGACTCGTTCGTGGACGGGAGGAGGCAATACGCCACGCGACGCCGCGTCTTCTTGCACAAAGCCCGAGCAAAAGCCGACGCTTTGGCGAGTCGGGCAGAGCCGAGAAGCAAGTTTAGTCGTGTTCGCCGCTTGGTTGATTCAAGCGAAGAGGAGGAAGGGGCAGATGTTTCGGAACCCCCGAAGCCTGTCAAGCTTCCGCCCCAACAGAAATCATCCTCTTCCCTTTCTTCAACCATCACACCCAAGGGGTCATTGCTCAGCAGGGGGCTGAGGGAAGAACTCCAACCAGAGAGGTAACATCTGAAATCGGGGGACGGGCGCATATGCTTCGCTACAACCATTACATCGGCAAACGTTTTGTCGATTATGGGGTAGTGGATGGAAGGGCTTATCTGCTCTGCTacaattaatccatccatccattttcccgatccgctttatcctcacaagggtcacgggtggAGCGAAACGCTCACGGAGCATTATTGCATTCGACAGGAAGCATCCGATCATGAACACGTCAGGTAATGCTTGCTTCCTCCTGCAGGAGTCGTCAGAGGATAGAAAATGAACATGCCCTGTCGGACCAGCTGGATTTTCAGACGGCCGAGTTATCTGATGCATCTAAGACAGAGCCGCAGGTACGGAATAAACACcctgaaacaaaagaaaatccaaTTACCGTATGTTTtagatgatatatatatatttttttgtttgctttaaatACGTTGATGCACCATGTAGAAATTAAAATTAGAGCTCGGGCTCGCAAACCAAAATCACCATTGTCCAATCGAACGATCTCCGGTGGCATTCGAAACTTCCCTTTCTAACCACGGAAACTTTTTCCTTAGTTTAATGTTGCTTCCCTTAACGAGACTCTCGCATCACATTAAGCTGTAGAATAATTGTCGGTTATGACACCTTTTGTCTCATAAATAGTAAATCCTTGTTGGAGCAGCAAACGAATCACATTAGTATTAGTATGTCACACATTAGTTGCCATGACtacatttgactttttcttctcCCAATACATTCTTTGGCAGTTGGCAAATATGTCTGGTGCATTACAGCCACTTCTTCTTCAGCATGCAGCCTGTGCCACAACAAATATTCACTAATACGGTACCGAAAGGTGCAATAACTGACCGGGTTCAAGTTTCGAATCCAAGCTCGACTATTCTTGGTCCCagtttttccaaaaataaatttcCCTGAAAAAGGTGATTTATATGCCGGAGCGAGTAATGATCTGGAGCATCAATTTAGTTTTTTGAAATGATTGTCATCTTGACAATATTTTTCTTTAATGTCATGACACAGCTCACAAACTGCAGATTGCATCCAACCAGACATGCGAcggcagtccttaaatagcATATACAACATATAGAGTCTGGTGTCTTATATAAACACGTCAAAATGAGTGTGTATTATTACAGGTGCATGTACAGCCTATAAAAGAGGCTTTGTACATGATAGCTACATAGCTGCTAACTACTCAccaaaatattcaatattttttcacttATCCTCCATAATTTGCTGAAgaactttttgggtttttttggggggggggggttgctcagTCCATAGAACAGCTTTGGTGCCATTATGTGGCATGTATTGACAAATACAAGAAAGTACAGTATCTTTTTAGGGGTGACATCAATTACTCGTGGATTTTTGCTGTACGTGGCACGACTAGGTCCGCATTTAACTCTCTGatgcacaaataataataacctatatcaggattttttttattagtctcaaggcttgaaaaaaaacataatggcAGTGGATGGCATCACCCATAAGGGTTCATTGTAGTGGCTaatgcacaactgtgacattaagattAATGTGAATAGCTGCCtactctagtaaccgctgtcccttctAGGACCCTACATCCTGCATCCCAGATTCTGTCGGAGTGGTCCCGTCCATCACAGAGACTCCGGTGTGCATCCTGGTGGACGGTCGCTGCCTCTCCGGCGGCGTGGAACTTGTGACCAGCTTACGGCAACGTCATGGCGCCGCCGTCCACGTGTGCTCGCTGGACAGCAGCTACTTCATTGTCAGCGTTCGCATGGCCGTGGAGAGGCATGCCCAGTCAGATCTGGCGTTCCTGCACAACCGCAAGCGGTTGGCGGAGAAACTGGGAAGCGTGCAGGAGCGCTTTGAGCGCGTTTGTTTGATTGTGGAGAAGGACAGAACCAAGCCAGGTCAGCCTcacaagtgtattttttttttatggttcaCATCACACATCTTGAGGCAAAAACACCTACTATCAAACAATGTGATGTCATATTTTACCAAAGACatataagaaaaataataaaatcattcaTACGCTGTACTTTGACTGTTTCGAGGTGCCCCCGTGACCATAACAGTCCGACAATGATTCTGCGTCCCAGGTGAGGTGTCTCGTCCCTTCCAGCGCACGCGCTGCTACGACACTACCCTGTCGGCGCTGGTGCGGTCCGGCGTGCGGCTGCTGTGGAGCGATGGACCCCAACAAAGTGCCACCTTGCTGGTCGAGCTGGCGCAACTGGAACGGCGCAAGGGGCAGGCTATTGCCCCGCCCTCTACGGAGCTGAGCGGGCAGCACGAGCAGCAGGACCTTCAGTTTTATTTGAGCCTGCCCGCCGTCAACTACGTCCATGCGCTCAACATGAGCCGCCGCTTCGGATCCATTGCCCAGCTCGTCAACAGGTTAAATGCAGAtcattcaaatacatttaaaaagtagcaacaaacaacaacaatgtagtTATCCTACTCTAGTTGTCGGTGTCTTAAACTGTGCCGTTTTATGTGTTCAGCTCAGTGGAAAGCCTGGAGCGTGGAGGCGGCATGAGTAGAGCGAGGGCCGAGAAGGTTTTCCGCTTCCTGCGTTACAACTGTGACTCCTTCCTTGTGGACAAATCAGGAAATGTCCCTGAGACGGTGACGCACACTCTCAAGATCTAATTACTTGgatattttctttgtctttattTTCCGACAGCTGTTGCTTTCTTACTCATAGAGTGAGCGGTCGTTTGCACCTCGAGCGTCATCAGGATATAAGctcaaaacatttgcacaacaAACTTCTTACTTCATTTAGTTCAGTAACAGGCATACTATTTATTTTATggaactttttaaaatgttgggaGCAGCTTGTGCTGATAGGAACTCAACATGTGGcattaaaatgtgaatattgGTCAAAAAATTattatgtttatatatatatatataaatatgtaatatctatatatatgtatattacaATGTAAGTTTCAATCAATGTCAAAAGACTaataaaaacagatttttttaatgccatttaTGTATTGGATTATATCACTGTTTTACTGGGTTATTGTAATTAGATTTTGTTGCATGTAGATGTTGCTGTCCAAGCCAACATAATGATCAGAAATAAATCCTGCTGTATTTCCCGAAAAAAACTATTACTCCGATATGAAATAACACGGGTTTAAATCAATACATACAATGCCTTGCGAAAATATCCGCCCTCCTTGAACTTTTGCCACAATTCAgacttaaataaaaaatataaaagattTTGTTGTTAAGAAACGTGGGACACAATCGTGACGTGGGACAAAATCCATTTGGTATTTTAAGCTTTTAAACAAATATGTCCTGCAAttagaaatgtattattattttcgcTTGGTAAGTGATAGACTACAGTGAAGCGACTTTttctgtattatttttgtccaccAGATGGCAGTCTTGATTTCTCATTCAAATCATGTACTGCACAGCCACATTTCATGCCATGTATTGTTTTCTGACACGTTGCCTTGCTCGTCAAGTAACTGGAATCTGTCTGTCTATCCTCTCATTGGACCATTTCATAAACCGACTAACCGTTGTAATGACCGACACAATTTCCTTGTCCAGTGGAACCCTGCCCAATTGCGCTCCAGTTAACTACGTCACTTACAGGTGATTCATTTTATGACTACATATcatgaggttgttttttttttaatcgattaaGCTGATGATGATTTTCCCCATGAATCTCAGTTACAGGCTCTAAACAATTATCTAAATAGTTGTCAGTTTAGTTGTTGCTCAGTTGTCTCTAATTGCAACATTATTGTAtgcatacagtggtgccttgaggtaGGAGTTCCTTACAATCGGTCACTTGTTTGATTATTTTGTACTTACAAGCAAAAATTAACGATACATGATCACTTCATACCCTCGTTCCGCCACCGTCAATTCACATTGGTTTCCTTGAAGCGAAAGGACAATACTGTATTAGTTGGTGGCTGTAATGTGACACTATGCTGTTTTGTCAACTGCTAATAGACACCAAAGAAGAACAAGGACAATACATGAGGTACGGTCATGATTTGTGCTCACAATTTCTGTGTTTGCAGGTTATGTGGACCGAAAATATGGCGGTTCTATTTACAGTGCAATACAGTTGAGTGCatttgttcttaaaaaaaatgattttcatttttgtagcTGTAACGTACTCTCAACGTTGCATTTCTGTTGATTTAAGATAAGGGTTTTGAGATAAAAAGTGTGGTCACATAACAAATTAAATGTGTCTCAAGGCCGCACTGTATATATAACACACAATCTCGTGATAAAGTCatgacacccccccaaaaaaaccccatccaTTCAACAAGAACGTGCCTTTTATTGGCAATCAATGACACATATAACAGCATTTCAGCACATATGACATTGTAACAGATTTTGTATTCAAAATGGGCATAAATAATCTAGTGAGAGAAGAGTAGAAAAATAAGTCAGACTTTCAGAGATGTGTTTCATTTAACACCAGCACCCTGCTTCGACACATGCCTTGCAATCCTTTGGGTTCGATcagaaaataacttttttttttttttttgagagacaTTCAAGACTGCCATTACACATTCTCAGCATCGACCGTTTGGTTTCTAATTTACACTGCAGTGGGATGATGATAGTCTAGCATTGTCAGGTGCatcctccaaaaacaaaacttagACTAGGCTTCATCAggatttttgtttccttttctctGGATTTTTGATTGGGGCATGATCACACAGGAAGGGTACCGGTGATGGAAGAAGTGAGCAGAAACTGGACTTGACTGCAATGAGAAAGTCAGCTTGCTCCGTACAATGACTTAATACAGTTACCTAAATCGCAATTCCACCATTTTGACGAATGCAAATACACTTTTGAAACACTATTGCAGCAAACACAAGTTGGTAACAGCATCGctccaaccattttttttctcaacagttGGTTAATTCGGAAGCCGAGTCACTCATTTCCTATGAAATTCAGTCAGGACCAGATCGTTTTTGCCTTCGGGGGTTCAAAAGGAGGTATtagaaaaagacaacaaaaatgacatggCTGTAAGCGCAGAACacaaatgtcatattttcatgtatgtacagtaagtgTTTCCATATTTGGAACCGTCAGAGGTGGGAGTCTCAAGTCATGACCTTCGTGTTTTTCCAGTAACTGGCAGAAATAAAGTAAGTCGGAAATCAATTAATATTGTTTAATCTGTCACGTTTCCTGGTTCGGTTAGAACATGAATTTGAAAAGTCCTTTTTATCAAGCGGAACAGTTATGATGTGTGTTTGAATGtttaccaggggtgcccattacgtcttGAGTTTTTTCTTAAAACCTAAGATTGGGAACTTAGGTTTCACTTGACTCACCCACCTTTGTTAacccaaaaataacaaaaaagtgTAGTGTGGAGCGAGACAAAAACAATCTGGTAGTTTGACACTGCGAATTAAGTCTGATTAAAGATTGAACAGCAAAGGCGGCGGACATGAGAACAAAGCAGCCGTTTCACATAATACTCTGCATCAGAGTACCGGTAAGTCCTGTAACCACATTGGGGCTCTATTCTTGaatgagcattaaaaaaaaaagaatacaaaacaGACTATATATGtacaaatgcagttttatctGACTCACCGATAATTCTTAAATATTACACCTGTCTGATTTGTAGTGATAATGACTTCCTGCTTGGCGTGGCTGAGCTCAGATGCTGCTGGCCTGCGCCTGCGGCTGCAGCGGCTGCATGGGCGCCACCTGCGGGTCGGGGCCCGTCAGGATGCACTCGTCGTCCTTGCGCATGTACAGCAGGAAGAGTGTCACGGTGGCAAAGGTGGTGGCGTTGACCGGAAAGGCCCGGAGCAGCGTGGAAGTGAGGCCGCGGGTGAACACCCTCCAGCCCTCCTTGCGCACGCTCTTTCGCACGCAGTCGACGATGCCGTCGTAGCGGTGCACGCCGCCCACGCCGTCCGCCTGCAGTCGGGACTTGATGACGTCCACGGGATAGGTGGAGATCCAGGAGGCGATGCCTGACATGCCGCCGGCGAACAGCAGCTTGGGGATCAGGTAGGGATCCTCCGGCTCGCAGCCCAGGTGGCGCGTCAGCACGTCGTACGCCAGGAAGTAGACGCCAAAGCCCGGGGTCTCGCGGATGAGCGTGGTCACCATGCCGCGGTTGATGCCCCGGATGCCTTCCTTGTTGTAGATCCTCAGCAGGCAGTCCAGAGAGTTCTTGTACATTTTCCTCTTGGACTTCTTCTCCCCTGTGCCTTGCATCTGCATGCGAGTTTTGGCCAGCTCCATGGGGCAGCAGATGACGCACTGGATGGCGCCCGCCGAGGCGCCCGCCAGGAACTGGTTCAGAGGCGTGTCGCGGCCCAGCTTGCGCATGGCGTTGCCCTGCACGCCGAACACGATGGCGTTGATGAAGGTGAGGCCCATCATCGGAGAGCCCAGGCCTTTGTACAGACCCAACGTCTGCGGAACAATGGCAGCTGGTTGACATTCAAGGTGGCCTCAACCCGGTAAGAACATCTTTACGCTATTTTAACTTGTTGGCATCTCTCGTGACCAAATTTGCCTAAAATAAGAACTCTTGCTTCTAATACAGTGGTTCTTGAACTTTTTACAGCAagtaccatgttttttttttttaattgccacaATACTCCATTATTTGCTTTCCAAGTTTCAAAATCATGgccaacattcttttttttttttaaatcataaaaagTACATTCTTTCAAACTTATGCAGCCCTACTTTAGGATTAAAATGTCTGGCTTGTTATGATGAACATGAGGGGAACTCCTGCGCACTTTTTGAAGTGGTGTGAAGAGCTTGAGAACCATCGCATTAGATTAGACTATTAAAACTATTTGTCTTTGAGTCTAATCAGCCTATGCAATTGATCCGGTTCATATTCTTCTTCTatgttaaaactcattcactccctaagacatttttgtcttttcacacgccacacgttcaaccccagatacttatttttttcaagaaaatgttgatttatcCCCAAAACCCATTCTTTTTACTCCAAGTCTTTTTTTAGACTGTTTTAGAAAGTATCTGGGGTTGAACGTGcggagtgtgaaaagacaaatatgtctttgggagtgaaggagttaaccatgagaccaacaaaaaaaatattttagacaTGACCAATACTGTTCACTGAGTGCTggttaataaatgcatttttgtttttaaatccacaTATTTGATCAAGTGGATGTATCATAACGCCGCTCCTTAGTTGTGACCAAACATAATTTGAATGTTAACATAGTTCCAATGTATAGGGCCTGAGCCGACTCCACGCGGAGCTTTGAGCCTCGTGTGATGTCCAAAACTTAAATTAGCCCCCTGAAGAAAAGAGGTTCCAGTGGTGTCCGGAGAAGAGACACTTCCACTGCTTTTTAACCTCAATGCCCTCTCACACTGGATGTCTCCAGCGTGCAAGCTGACGTGGCTTGTCACATTGTAACCGGACACCCTAATCAGCAGCGCGGGTGGCCTAGAGGCAAAGTCGAGGGCTGGGATGAAATTTCGAGTCAAGCTTACCGACTCCTGGCGCACAATGGACtggaagcaatgtaatgtgCCACGGTAGAGAGGCTTGTCCGCATTTTGAACCTGAAGCCGCACCTGAGGACCAAACCGACTCGTGTAAGCATCATTATCATGATGACACATCACAATGTAAACCAGTGCTCAAGGGaaaacaagcaagcaaacaggataaaaaaaactattgcatACGTGCaaaattaggattttttttggggtgtgtgtagatgcgtgtttttttcttgtttgttatttatttataacaaGTTGTGTACATCTCAAGACAGGACAAaacgcaggggtgtccaaactacggcccgggaGATATGAGTGGCTTtgtgctgttgtgtgtgtgtgtttttaaaggcCCGCGGCAAATActgaatatattatttattgCGTTGAAgccatcaaatatttatttagatCAACTATACACCAATTAATCCACTAAAAATTGATTTAGCATTCCACACAAAACGGTGCATGTGAGGCACAGGCGCAGTGTTTTTGTCATCTTGGTGTTGCCATCATCACGTTTTTCTCTGTGGTATCGATGAGTGATGCTTTAAAAGAGGGGCCTagcctggtgagtgatgtgggtgtCAATGAATGAGAATGTAGAATTGGCTGGGTATTAACTGGCTAACCAGTCTGTGCGTTGAATAACGATGTGAATTGTAGCCACCAGTAGCCCGTATATGAATGTGTTAATTACGTGTGCGTTTTCTTCACGCTACCATAAAGGAATTTTAAATGCGCCGTCAACTGGTTTTGTAGAGCTTTTTAACAACTAAAATAAGAGGAACATTTCTTTAAAGAATACTACTGGCGAATTAAGAATTCAATTTCAGAAGCAAAAATTGTTGAATCCACTTTCTATAACGCAGTCTGATTTGTAAACCTATCACATGAATGATCCTCACGTAAACATTGCTTTAAAGGTTTTTTACTACAGTTGCTCTTATTTTGCTTCTGGATGTGGGCCAGCTCCTGAAAAAGCTGAAACAATTTGCCCTATCGCTTTTGAAAGAAAACTGTCATGTTTGCAGaactagcagtacaaatgaactaACATACTGCttacatttaaaagaaattaaaatacaatggTTGATGGATGGGTTTTAGTGCATCGAATGAATTCAAATTGAAGTACCGGTATGTCAAAGTGGCCCTTGCATCATTCCACTTTTCTGCGCGAGACCCTcggaggaaaaagtttggacacccctgacatagagggagagaaagaaagaccTGGACTTTACTTACTAGGTCCCAATTCCGTCGAGAGGTtgtttatttctctctctcatctacAACACAGTGACACTGTTGCTGTTAAAGACAgcccccgccctcctcctccagcaaccccccaccccaagcaTACATGTTCACAGCAAAGTACACAGGAAAGAGCCAGACGCCAAGAGCGCTGCCGCGTCATCCAGCCACAAACAGgaattc
This sequence is a window from Hippocampus zosterae strain Florida chromosome 14, ASM2543408v3, whole genome shotgun sequence. Protein-coding genes within it:
- the LOC127614881 gene encoding mitochondrial basic amino acids transporter isoform X2, encoding MCHHDNDAYTSRFGPQVRLQVQNADKPLYRGTLHCFQSIVRQESTLGLYKGLGSPMMGLTFINAIVFGVQGNAMRKLGRDTPLNQFLAGASAGAIQCVICCPMELAKTRMQMQGTGEKKSKRKMYKNSLDCLLRIYNKEGIRGINRGMVTTLIRETPGFGVYFLAYDVLTRHLGCEPEDPYLIPKLLFAGGMSGIASWISTYPVDVIKSRLQADGVGGVHRYDGIVDCVRKSVRKEGWRVFTRGLTSTLLRAFPVNATTFATVTLFLLYMRKDDECILTGPDPQVAPMQPLQPQAQASSI
- the LOC127614881 gene encoding mitochondrial basic amino acids transporter isoform X1, giving the protein MALDFAAGCVGGAAGVLVGHPFDTVKVRLQVQNADKPLYRGTLHCFQSIVRQESTLGLYKGLGSPMMGLTFINAIVFGVQGNAMRKLGRDTPLNQFLAGASAGAIQCVICCPMELAKTRMQMQGTGEKKSKRKMYKNSLDCLLRIYNKEGIRGINRGMVTTLIRETPGFGVYFLAYDVLTRHLGCEPEDPYLIPKLLFAGGMSGIASWISTYPVDVIKSRLQADGVGGVHRYDGIVDCVRKSVRKEGWRVFTRGLTSTLLRAFPVNATTFATVTLFLLYMRKDDECILTGPDPQVAPMQPLQPQAQASSI